AAAGCCTGTGCCACTCCAGGCCCTTCCATCCAAATCTCTTCCCTTGCTCTCCACGGTGAACTTGGTAAGTCTGAACTCACTCCCTCTCTTCCTGCTGGTAGGATTTCTGTCACGGGGACTGCTTCCCTTCTGTGCGTGGTCCTTCTGATATGTGGTCCAGGCTTGAAAACCCATTGTGCTTCCCTCTTCCGGGAGGTGAGTTGgtgagggaagaggggaggctTCAGTCCCTTCCGAGGGGGACTGGGCTCTTTTGTAGCAGCGGCTCTGCTGAAGCCTGAGGCTGAACGACCAGTACCATCTAACCGGTCGCCAGGTACTTCCTCCCCCAACGACAGTGCAGCGACATGCCTCGGTCACTCTTGGCGTGGAAAGGAACTTTGCAGGGAGATCTGGCCCTACGCAGGCACTGCCCGTTTTCAGGGGAGCCAAGCTGGGCGTCCGAAAGGGCCCAACAGCTAatgccctctgctccctcccggTCTTACAGGGTCGCCTCCCTCCGCGAGACATGTCGTGctacagctcctgcctgccagccgCCTGCGGCCCAACCCCGCTtgccaacagctgcaacgagccGTGCGTCATCCGGTGCGCCGACTCCAGCGTTGCGATCCAGCCCTCGCCAGTCCTGGTGACGCTGCCGGGCCcaatcctcagctccttccctcagagcacagctgtgGGATCCACCGCGTCGGCTGCCGTGGGGAGCTCTCTCAGCGCTGGCAGTGTGCCCATCGCTTCTGGGGGCTTTGGGTGGTCCGGTCTGGGCCGTGGGCTCTGTGGGCCTCTGGGACGGGGCAATCTCTTATGCTGAAGCCCGTGGATTGCCTGCCCGTGGCCGAGCGCCAGGAGCCTCGAGGAAAGCcctggagccagccctgagcGCGTGGCCGTGGTCCGCAGAGGAGCCGAGCTCCCGCTTCTCCGCCTGCGCTGCGAGGAAGGGGCCTGCGCTGGCCTTCCGTCTCTTCCAAGGAAGCCTCTCTCTTTGCCCCTCTTGCTCTGCTTTACCTCACGCTCCCCATGAAatacctcctccttccttccgtAGCAACGGGTCTAGGTGATAACGACAGATGACTGCCAGAGCCTTGAAGGGgaactggaaaagaagcatCCCTGCCGTGGAGGTTTTCCTTCAGATGGCAGCACTCCTCTGAGCTTTACTCAGCCTCCCAAATGCTCtcgtcttttcctttctcctttgattttctcattaaagacaCTGGGCATCAGCTTTGCAAGGGAGTCGTGTTTCattctcccctcttctccagtCCCAGCCAGCTGAGTATCCAAAAGAGTTCCTCCCTTGGTAAAGCGACGGTTTTCTCCGTAGTTCCTGGGTTTGAGAGGGCCTCGTCTTTTGCCCCGGACATCCCATAGCAATGGGGACAAGGCCGGTTTGGGGCGAGAGCTCTTGTGGAAGGAGCCCCATTCCCCGTCGGGACACCTCGAAGGCCACAAAACAAAGTATGAGGGAAGCCCGAATTTTCTGTTGAATCTCCCTGTGCTGCATTGGTTACGGCAGGGACTCAACAGGCTGCTGGATGAATGAGAGCCAATGGTGGCGCTGGCTACTTTGTCAGGAACGTCTTTGTTAAGAACTCAGAAAGCCAATCCCAGGAATTTTTCATATCCACAACAGGGAGTGCCATCAGTCTGGGGAAGGAGGTCGGCAGAGCATTGTGTTTCCCAGGCCAGTCCTCCCTCCTGCTGTGGGCTCCTGCCCCGGCGGCGATGTTGAATCTGCCGGTCCTCCTTGTTCACATAGCTCTGCCATTACAGGCCCATGGGGCGGGCTCGGGCTGGGGAAACTACTCGGAGTGACCAGGGTGCAAGTGGTTCTGGTCCCAGCCCCCCAAGGCTGTGCACTGCTCCCTTTTGTCCAGGACAGGAATTAACCGGGCGGAGCAGAAAGAGAGGATCGCAGGGCCCTGCCATCGGTGTCCACCCCACAGTGCGCAACCCCCTACCCACCTTTCTGTTATCCACCAGGGGCAGCAAGCCTGGCCTCTGCACCGTTTCCCCCAGCTCAAGGTCTGACCTTCAAGGCACAGAGAGGCTTGGGCTCAGGGGACCAGTGCAGTGGTTTCAACTCTCTGCAGCACTGGAGCTCTGGCGGGTAAGAAGAGGAGTTGTGTGCAGTGGGGCCGGTGCCCCTCAGCTCCCGCTTCGTTCCCGACTGTtagctgtgctgggagagaaGCAGCCTGTGACGAGATCCTGGGTGAGCGCCAGGGGGAACAGCACAGAGACACCACAGCCAAGCCTGAGGCACATGCTCTGTCCTGGTGAAAAGTCCACCCGTCAAGCGTGAGTGACTCCTGGCCGTATGAGCTGGTGGTATCCTTCCAGAGTGCAAGGGGAACGTGGCTGGTGAGAAATTAATCTCAAAGCTAGGCTCGAGTCCTTTGGAGGCGCTGAGCCACTCCGGGGTCACTCTCCCGTGTTCCTTCCCGGGAAGGAGCGTGGGGCTCCGCCGTTCAGTCATTTTCTGATGTGAACGCCGAGACCTATTTCCGAAAGGTCCCTGGAGCTGAGCCCAGCTGTCGGGAGAGTGGACCAGTCCCAAAAGGCAAAAGCTGGAGGCTggctccttctctgccatgtcaAGAAGCAGGTTAAAAAGGTGTAGGtgtcaggagcaggagcaggagctggagctggagctggagcaggaacaggagcaggagcaggaacaGCAAGATCAGGAGCAGTGGCAGCGGCAGTGGCAGGAgtaggagcaggagcaggagaagcaggagcaggagaagcagcagcaggagcagcggcagcagtggcaggagcagcagcagcatgctgaCGAGGTGGCCGAGTGGTGAAGGCGATGGACTGCTAATCCATTGTGCTCTGCACGCATGGGTTCGAATCCCATCCTCGTCGGTCAGCCCAACAATGGTCAGAGTTTCTGAGTGTGAGCAGCTCGATGTGTGCCCCCAAGTAAGCCTTTGTTTTGAGATGAGAGTGGCCTGCAAAGAAACTTGCGAGGGTTTGAAGTGGCTCAGGACACACCTCAACCTCTTCTGTCTCCACATAGGCAAGAGGAACAAGAAGGGAGAGGACGAAGATCCAGGGAACTCACAGGATGGTCAGCCTCTCCGCAGTCCCTGGGAAGACGGTAGAGCAAAACATCTTGGAAGTAGTTTCCAAACATAGGTAGCACAGGAAGGTGGTTGGGAGTAGCAAGCATGGATTTACAAAGGAGAAGTCATGCTTAACCAAGCTGGTAGCCTTCTACAGTGAGGTGACTAGCttggtggggaagggaagagcggtggatgttgtttaccttgCCTTCGGTAAGGCTCAACCAGCCATGGGAACGAAAAACAAAATAGGCGTCAAGCACTTCCAGTCACAGAACATTTTGGGTAAGGTATTTTGCTGTGGGAGACATTGCTCTTATCCGTTCACAGAATCTCAGAATCGTTGGGGTTGCAAGGGATCCTCCTCCTGAGATCCTTTAGTCCAAGCCAACTGCTCCAGCAAGGTCAACTTGAGCTGGTTGCTTAGGACGTAGTCGGgttgggttttgagtatctccaaggatggagactccacaacctctctgggcaacctggtccactgtttgaccaccctcacgGTAAGAAAGTGGTTTCCTGCCTTGCGATGGAATTTCAcgtgttttaatttgtgcccattgaCTCTTGCGCTGCCAGTTGGTACTagtgagaagagtctggctccctcTTCATTCCCTTCCGTCAGGTGTGGGAAGAATCCCAGCTCTCACAGCCTCCCCTCCTATTTCAGACTCGCCAAGCCCTTAACCGGTTCTGTGACAAAGCAGGGATCTGCAGGGAAGACCCGTGTGCAGGCAGGGGTAGCCAGCAGCCAGCCATGCCGCCAAGGGATGTGCTGTCCCGGGTGGTCAGGAGCGACTTGGCAGGGGTCGGAGGAACAGGGACGATCCAGCGTGGTTGTGAAAggcacagagctggctggagcCTCTTCCTGCCCACGCGACCTCCCCTCCCTTACACACACTTGCACTTCTGCCTCCCTGGCCACCTGCCTCCCTCACCCAATTTCCTTCGGATTTCTCTTCCCCACGACCGTGGGCTTCTTGCTCTCCCCACCCTGCTCTCCTCTGGGTGCCCTTCCCAGTAGGTTTGCACTTCCAAGGATGCCTCGTGGCTCCTGCTGACCAGCACCTGTGAGCAGCGTGCCCGCACGCGCCAGCATGCAAACATGATACGAGAAGAAGAGACTGGGGCTTGGCCAAGGGGCTCAGAGCTCAGAATGCTGCTGACCCCACCCCGCCGCCAGCCTCGCGTATCCCTAAGGCCTGTGAGCCAGGCAAAGGGGGCCACTGCCAGCCCAGTTGGGTCTGAATCCAGAGGCAGAGCCTGGGGGAGATGAGAAAGGGGCTGCCTGCTGCGGAGGGGTCAGCTTCTTCATGGGCACCTTGATCTCACCTGGCCAGCctcagggaagagaagaagagcAGAACTCTTTCTCATCGACAGATGAGCTTGGTGGTTTGGACAGCCCAGAAGGATCCCTTTCTCTTCAGTGGCTGCTGAACCCAGGAGCCCAGGCTGCCACAGCTCCACGCCCccaggcccagccagcagcgAGGCTGAGCATGCCTCCCAggaggcacacacacacacccctcccaggaggcacacacacacacacaaatccatGTATACAACCCATACTGAGCCTCGTGCTGTCCTGTGGTGCTCTTTTCCTGCACTCATCACAgttttccagtacttaaaggccACTACAAAGACGACGGAGACTCTCTCTTAACAGCGAGACACATGGAGAGGACAGGGAGCAACCGGCAGAGGCTTCGCCTCGATataagaaagactttttttacagtgagaacaatcattCCCCGCAACGACCTCCCCAGAGACGTGGTAGAGTCCCCAAGACTGAAGGTTTTCAAGATGCGATTGGACAGGGGGCTAGGTAATCTCgtctaggctccctttcccacaaaaggttggaccagatgatctgtTGAGGTTCCTACCAGTCGGGGCGATTCTACGACTCCATGAAAACTTGGCCTTCCCTCATACTTTGTTTTGTGGCCTTCGAGGTGTCCCGATGGGCAATGGGGCTCCTTCCACAAGAGCTCTCGCCCCAAACCGGCCTTGTCCCCATTGCTATGGGATGTCCGGGGCAAAAGACGAGGCCCTCTCAAACCCAGGAACTACGGAGAAAACCGTCGCTTTACCAAGGGAGGAACTCTTTTGGATACTCAGCTGGCTGGGactggagaagaggggagaatGAAACACGACTCCCTTGCAAAGCTGATGCCCAGtgtctttaatgagaaaatcaaaggagaaaggaaaagacgaGAGCATTTGGGAGGCTGAGTAAAGCTCAGAGGAGTGCTGCCATCTGAAGGAAAACCTCCACGGCAGGGatgcttcttttccagttcCCCTTCAAGGCTCTGGCAGTCATCTGTCGTTATCACCTAGACCCGTTGCTacggaaggaaggaggaggtatTTCATGGGGAGCGTGAGGTAAAGCAGAGCAAGAGGGGCAAAGAGAGAGGCTTCCTTGGAAGAGACGGAAGGCCAGCGCAGGCCCCTTCCTCGCAGCGCAGGCGGAGAAGCGGGAGCTCGGCTCCTCTGCGGACCACGGCCACGCgctcagggctggctccaggGCTTTCCTCGAGGCTCCTGGCGCTCGGCCACGGGCAGGCAATCCACGGGCTTCAGCATAAGAGATTGCCCCGTCCCAGAGGCCCACAGAGCCCACGGCCCAGACCGGACCACCCAAAGCCCCCAGAAGCGATGGGCACACTGCCAGCGCTGAGAGAGCTCCCCACGGCAGCCGACGCGGTGGATCCcacagctgtgctctgagggaaggagctgaggattgGGCCCGGCAGCGTCACCAGGACTGGCGAGGGCTGGATCGCAACGCTGGAGTCGGCGCACCGGATGACGCACggctcgttgcagctgttggcaAGCGGGGTTGGGCCGCAGGcggctggcaggcaggagctgtagCACGACATGTCTCGCGGAGGGAGGCGACCCTGTAAGAccgggagggagcagagggcatTAGCTGTTGGGCCCTTTCGGACGCCCAGCTTGGCTCCCCTGAAAACGGGCAGTGCCTGCGTAGGGCCAGATCTCCCTGCAAAGTTCCTTTCCACGCCAAGAGTGACCGAGGCATGTCGCTGCACTGTCGTTGGGGGAGGAAGTACCTGGCGACCGGTTAGATGGTACTGGTCGTTCAG
This region of Buteo buteo chromosome 13, bButBut1.hap1.1, whole genome shotgun sequence genomic DNA includes:
- the LOC142038474 gene encoding feather beta keratin-like; this encodes MSCYSSCLPAACGPTPLANSCNEPCVIRCADSSVAIQPSPVLVTLPGPILSSFPQSTAVGSTASAAVGSSLSAGSVPIASGGFGWSGLGRGLCGPLGRGNLLC